The sequence AACCTAATTATTACTTCGCGATCCACACTGTAAAGTGCAAAGAAAGATGCGAGGGACCAATAGATGAACAACGAGAGCGCAGAGGACACTTGACACTCACCGGTACCAGCCGAATCCGCGGTGGTAGTTCTTGTCGAAGAAGTGCGGCTCGGGCCCCGCAGCTCTCACCTGCGGGTGCAGTCTCAGGTACTCCAGCACTGCCCTGGTGCCGCCCTTCTTGACGCCGATGATGATGGCCTGCGGAAGGCGCCGTTCCGGACGCTCGGCCACCTCAGCGTCCGACACTTCGGCGTCCCGAACACCGCCAGACACTACAGGTCTATTCGATAGGCTGACGTCCACTCCACGTCTGATTTCCAGTCTGTCTGCACCGTTCGCAAAGTCCGTGGCCACCGAAAACGCGTAATCACTGCTCACAAGCTGTGCGTTGGAAGCGTTGTACACACCATCGTGAACTTCGCTAGACGAATCTTTGTTCACATCAAGCACGTAGTTTGTCGACTGCGGCGTTTTCGGGTTAGCATTCTGGAATATGACGTCGCCGCTCTCTTTGCTGCCGTTCATTGATTCGGGTAGGCCAGGTGGATTCGCTGTCGGAGACAACGTCGTCTTCAGAGCCAGGGTAAGTCTACCGGCTTGTCTAGAAGTCCGTCGACGTTGGAGCACTTCTTCAGCATTGCCGCTGGCTTGTCGTCTACCGAAGCTCTTTTTCAAATCGCCGCCTTCAACCGCAGGTGCGAAGCGAACGTCGCGACGTTCCTTGCCACGTCCCGTACGGATCTTCCCGAACGTGACACCGGCTTCGATAGCGTCATCTTCTGGCAATGTTGCTGCGGCGATTGGACGGCTTGTTACGATTTCTCCTTCGTCGTCGACGACCTGACGCTGCAGTAATTGCACGTAACGGGTTCCCGACACTGG comes from Rhipicephalus sanguineus isolate Rsan-2018 chromosome 7, BIME_Rsan_1.4, whole genome shotgun sequence and encodes:
- the LOC119399331 gene encoding heparan sulfate glucosamine 3-O-sulfotransferase 6; its protein translation is MSPAAYRTSVRRLVVYTAALCILIGYAFFAPDLTPVSGTRYVQLLQRQVVDDEGEIVTSRPIAAATLPEDDAIEAGVTFGKIRTGRGKERRDVRFAPAVEGGDLKKSFGRRQASGNAEEVLQRRRTSRQAGRLTLALKTTLSPTANPPGLPESMNGSKESGDVIFQNANPKTPQSTNYVLDVNKDSSSEVHDGVYNASNAQLVSSDYAFSVATDFANGADRLEIRRGVDVSLSNRPVVSGGVRDAEVSDAEVAERPERRLPQAIIIGVKKGGTRAVLEYLRLHPQVRAAGPEPHFFDKNYHRGFGWYRSQMPESVSGQLTMEKTPSYLVRERVPARVRAMSPSVKLVLVLRDPVTRAVSDYTQAAAKGRARRSFLHSVTDNRTGMVDRRKPLVRVGLYDEHVSRWLEHFPRSSFHFVSGERLVAQPERELASIQRFLGLRPPWVGARHLVFNSTKGFPCLLREPGATPHCLDPSKGRRHPKVDPVLEKRLREFYAPHNRRLYRIIGRDLEWPP